One window from the genome of Malus domestica chromosome 01, GDT2T_hap1 encodes:
- the LOC103443387 gene encoding ABC transporter C family member 10, whose translation MMEDLWTAFCGESGLSDEAGRALTLTLQSLFQPSSCVNHVSIIGFDILLLAMLLFNMLQKPSSKSLHIPARYQGFSGLQIASAVVNGCLGIVYLGLGVWILEENLRSTRTALPLNWWLLSLFQGFTWLVVSLTISIRGRKLPRKPSRLLSILAFLFSGVVCAASLFAAIFRKELSAKTVLDILSFPGATLLLLCAYKGSKYGDGDESITATDLYTPLNGESNGGICKSDHVTPFSKAGFFSKATIWWLNSLMKKGREKTLEEEDIPKLREEDRAESCYLQYLERLNKQKQIEPSSQPSVLRTIVMCHWKDILLSGFFALLKVLTVSACPLVLNAFILVAEGKGSFKYEGYALAIALFLSKITESISQRQWYLRSRLIGVKIKSLLTSAIYKKQLRLSNAAKLTHSGGEIMNYVTVDAYRIGEFPYWFHQTWTTGLQLCLALVILFRAVGLATIAALVVIVLTVICNAPVAKLQHKFQSKLMVAQDERLKASSEALVNMKVLKLYAWETHFKKAIERLRKEEHKWLSAVQYRKAYNSYLFWSSPVLVSAATFGACYFLKVPLHANNVFTFVATLRLVQDPIRSIPEVIGVVIQAKVAFERIVKFLEAPELQTSNVQKRNMENVSHSIVIKSADFSWVENISKATLRNINLEVRPGEKVAICGEVGSGKSSLLAAILGEIPNVRGNIQVFGKTAYVSQTAWIQTGTIQENILFGSPMDTERYRETLERCSLVKDLELLPYGDLTEIGERGVNLSGGQKQRIQLARALYQNADIYLLDDPFSAVDAHTATNLFNEYVMEALSGKTVLLVTHQVDFLPAFDSVLLMLDGEILQAAPYHHLLASSQEFQDLVNAHKETAGSERLADATAAQTGISSREIKKTYVEKQLKPEKGDQLIKREERETGELGVKPFVLYLKQKNGFLYFSAAVLLHFIFVMSQIGQNSWMAANVDNPNVSTLRLIAVYLLIGFSATFILLFRSILTVIMGLEASQSLFSQLLSSLFRAPMSFYDSTPLGRILSRVSSDLSIVDLDVPFNLVFACGSTMNAYANLGVLAVVTWQVLFVSIPMIYVAISLQKYYFSTGKELMRINGTTKSLVANHVAESVSGAITIRAFHEEERFLEKNFDLIDTNASPYFHSFAANEWLILRLEFISATVLSSAALCMTLLPPGTFSAGFIGMALSYGLSLNVSLMFSIQIQCSIANYIISVERLDQYMNIPSEAPEVVEGNRPPTNWPAVGKVEIQNLQIRYRPDTPLVLRGISCIFEGGHKIGIVGRTGSGKSTLIGALFRLVEPAGGKIIVDGIDISTIGLHDLRSRFGIIPQDPTLFNGTVRYNLDPLSQHSDDEIWEVLGKCQLREPVQEKESGLDSLVVEDGSNWSMGQRQLFCLGRALLRRSRVLVLDEATASIDNATDTILQKTIRTEFADCTVITVAHRIPTVMDCSMVLAISDGQIVEYDEPMNLMRREGSLFGQLVKEYWSHLQSAESH comes from the exons ATGATGGAGGATTTGTGGACTGCGTTTTGTGGGGAATCCGGTCTTTCGGATGAAGCTGGAAGGGCACTCACTTTAACTCTTCAGTCTCTGTTTCAACCTTCTTCATGCGTCAATCATGTGTCGATAATTGGGTTTGACATTTTGCTTCTAGCAATGCTCTTGTTTAACATGCTTCAAAAGCCATCGTCGAAATCACTTCACATTCCAGCCCGATATCAAGGCTTTTCGGGTTTGCAGATAGCCTCTGCTGTTGTCAATGGCTGCCTTGGAATTGTGTACTTGGGGCTGGGAGTCTGGATTCTGGAAGAGAATCTGAGGAGTACTCGTACTGCTTTGCCTTTGAATTGGTGGCTACTTTCGTTGTTTCAAGGGTTCACATGGTTGGTGGTTAGTTTAACTATAAGCATCCGCGGAAGAAAGCTTCCAAGGAAGCCGTCAAGATTGTTGTCCATCCTTGCGTTCTTGTTTTCCGGAGTCGTCTGCGCTGCATCGCTCTTTGCTGCCATTTTCAGAAAAGAATTGTCAGCAAAGACTGTATTAGATATATTGTCTTTCCCAGGAGCAACATTGTTGCTGTTATGTGCGTATAAGGGGAGTAAATATGGAGATGGTGACGAGAGCATCACCGCAACTGACCTTTATACGCCTCTGAACGGTGAGTCCAACGGCGGCATCTGTAAAAGTGATCATGTTACGCCGTTTAGCAAAGCTGGATTTTTCAGTAAAGCCACAATCTGGTGGCTGAACTCGCTGATGAAAAAGGGTAGGGAGAAAACTCTAGAGGAAGAGGATATACCCAAGCTGCGTGAGGAAGATCGAGCAGAAAGTTGCTATTTGCAGTACTTGGAGCGGTtgaacaaacagaaacaaatcgAACCTTCTTCTCAACCTTCAGTACTAAGAACAATAGTCATGTGCCACTGGAAAGACATTTTACTGTCTGGCTTCTTTGCTTTGCTGAAGGTACTCACCGTCTCTGCTTGTCCACTGGTTCTTAACGCCTTCATATTGGTTGCCGAGGGAAAAGGAAGCTTCAAATATGAAGGGTACGCGTTAGCCATAGCACTTTTCCTTTCAAAGATCACGGAATCCATTTCACAACGGCAATGGTACTTACGATCCAGGCTTATTGGTGTGAAAATCAAGTCTTTACTCACATCGGCCATTTACAAGAAGCAATTGAGATTATCGAATGCTGCTAAGTTGACACACTCAGGTGGTGAGATTATGAATTACGTTACTGTGGATGCTTATAGGATCGGAGAGTTCCCATATTGGTTCCACCAAACTTGGACGACCGGCCTCCAGCTCTGTCTTGCATTGGTGATTCTTTTCCGCGCAGTTGGCCTGGCTACGATTGCAGCGTTGGTGGTGATAGTTTTGACAGTGATTTGCAATGCTCCAGTTGCTAAGTTACAACATAAGTTTCAGTCTAAGCTTATGGTGGCACAAGACGAAAGACTGAAGGCTAGTTCCGAGGCTCTTGTGAACATGAAGGTGTTGAAGTTGTATGCATGGGAAACTCATTTCAAGAAGGCGATAGAGAGGTTAAGGAAGGAGGAGCACAAATGGTTATCTGCAGTGCAGTATAGAAAAGCGTATAATTCCTATCTCTTTTGGTCGTCCCCTGTTCTGGTGTCTGCTGCAACCTTTGGGGCATGTTATTTTCTCAAGGTTCCGTTGCATGCGAACAATGTTTTTACTTTCGTAGCAACTTTACGCCTTGTTCAGGATCCCATTAGATCAATTCCTGAGGTTATTGGGGTTGTCATTCAAGCGAAGGTTGCGTTTGAACGTATTGTGAAATTCCTTGAGGCACCAGAGCTGCAGACTTCAAATGTCCAGAAGAGGAACATGGAGAATGTATCCCACTCCATTGTTATTAAGTCGGCTGATTTTTCATGGGTGGAGAACATTTCGAAGGCCACTCTGAGAAATATAAACTTAGAGGTTAGACCTGGTGAAAAGGTTGCTATATGCGGAGAAGTCGGCTCAGGCAAATCAAGCCTTTTAGCTGCAATTCTTGGAGAAATTCCAAATGTTCGAGGAAAT ATTCAAGTTTTTGGGAAGACGGCATATGTTTCTCAAACAGCATGGATTCAGACAGGGACGATCCAAGAAAATATTTTGTTTGGTTCTCCAATGGATACTGAAAGATACCGAGAAACACTTGAGAGGTGTTCACTTGTAAAGGACCTTGAGCTGCTCCCCTATGGCGACCTTACTGAAATAGGGGAGAGAGGGGTCAATCTGAGCGGTGGTCAGAAGCAGCGAATCCAACTTGCCCGTGCTCTCTATCAGAATGCTGATATATATCTCTTGGATGATCCATTcagtgctgttgatgcacaTACTGCTACAAACTTATTCAAT GAATATGTTATGGAAGCACTTTCAGGGAAGACGGTTTTACTTGTGACCCATCAAGTTGATTTCCTGCCTGCATTTGATTCTGTTTTG TTGATGTTAGATGGGGAAATCCTACAAGCAGCTCCTTATCACCATCTATTGGCCTCAAGCCAAGAGTTTCAGGATCTTGTGAATGCACACAAAGAAACTGCTGGTTCTGAAAGGCTTGCAGATGCCACTGCGGCCCAAACTGGAATATCGTCCAGAGAGATTAAGAAGACATATGTAGAAAAGCAACTCAAACCAGAAAAAGGTGACCAATTGATTAaacgagaagagagagaaacaggAGAACTAGGTGTTAAGCCGTTCGTACTGTATTTGAAGCAGAAGAATGGATTCTTGTACTTCTCAGCCGCAGTTCTTTTACACTTCATTTTCGTTATGAGTCAGATAGGGCAGAACTCTTGGATGGCTGCTAACGTTGACAATCCCAATGTTAGCACATTGCGATTGATTGCGGTTTACTTGTTGATTGGATTTTCCGCAACATTTATTCTACTGTTCAGATCTATTTTAACAGTTATTATGGGTCTTGAGGCATCTCAGTCTTTGTTCTCACAGCTACTGAGTTCCCTTTTCCGTGCACCCATGTCTTTTTATGACTCAACACCTCTGGGAAGGATACTTAGTCGG GTGTCATCTGATCTGAGTATCGTAGATCTTGATGTTCCGTTCAACCTAGTCTTTGCCTGTGGGTCTACTATGAACGCTTATGCCAATCTCGGAGTACTGGCTGTCGTTACCTGGCAAGTCCTGTTTGTCTCCATACCGATGATCTATGTGGCAATTTCCCTACAG AAATACTACTTTTCGACTGGAAAAGAGTTGATGCGAATCAATGGCACAACCAAGTCCCTTGTAGCAAACCATGTAGCAGAGTCGGTGTCAGGAGCGATTACAATAAGAGCTTTCCATGAAGAAGAGCGGTTCTTGGAGAAGAACTTTGATCTCATTGACACAAATGCTAGTCCTTATTTCCACAGTTTTGCGGCGAATGAATGGTTGATCCTACGGCTAGAATTTATAAGCGCAACCGTTCTTTCTTCTGCAGCACTCTGTATGACTTTGCTTCCTCCTGGAACTTTCAGCGCTG GATTCATTGGGATGGCACTTTCGTATGGTCTTTCATTGAACGTTTCCTTGATGTTTTCAATTCAGATCCAGTGCAGTATCGCAAATTACATTATTTCTGTTGAAAGACTAGATCAGTACATGAATATACCGAGTGAAGCCCCTGAAGTAGTAGAAGGAAACCGTCCTCCAACCAATTGGCCCGCTGTAGGTAAAGTCGAGATACAAAATTTGCAG ATCAGATATAGGCCCGATACACCACTCGTTCTTCGTGGGATCAGTTGCATTTTTGAAGGAGGACACAAGATTGGTATTGTTGGTCGTACAGGCAGTGGAAAGTCTACTCTCATAGGTGCTCTATTTCGTTTAGTAGAGCCAGCGGGAGGGAAGATTATAGTCGATGGCATTGACATCTCTACAATCGGATTGCATGATCTAAGGTCGCGTTTTGGAATAATACCTCAAGATCCTACCCTCTTCAACGGAACTGTGAGATACAATTTGGATCCCTTGTCTCAACATTCAGATGACGAAATATGGGAG GTTCTTGGGAAGTGTCAGCTTCGAGAGCCTGTTCAGGAGAAGGAAAGCGGCTTAGACTCCTTAG TTGTGGAAGATGGATCAAACTGGAGCATGGGACAAAGGCAATTGTTCTGTTTGGGGCGTGCCCTTTTGAGAAGAAGTCGGGTACTAGTGCTTGATGAAGCAACCGCATCAATTGACAATGCCACTGATACAATTCTTCAGAAAACTATCCGAACTGAATTTGCAGACTGCACTGTGATCACGGTAGCTCACAGGATACCGACTGTGATGGATTGTTCAATGGTTCTTGCCATCAGTGACG GACAAATTGTGGAGTATGACGAGCCAATGAACTTGATGAGAAGAGAAGGCTCGCTATTTGGGCAGCTTGTCAAGGAATACTGGTCTCATCTCCAGTCTGCAGAATCGCATTGA